In Candidatus Binatia bacterium, the genomic window ACCCCGATTCGACTTCGACACGAACCGCTTCGACACCACCGCGAAGCGCGAGAACGGCTCGTACATCCTGGACGGGCACAAATGCTTCGTACCGCTCGCAGACGAGTCGGACCTGATCCTGGTTCTCGCTCAGGAAGGCGACGAGCGCGCCGGGTTCCTCGTCGAGCGCGCCGCCCAAGGCCTGACGGTGCTCGAGCGCGAGCAGAACATGGGCTTCAAGCCGCTCTCGACCAACGAGGTGAAGCTCGACGGTGTGAAGGTGTCCGCCGACGCCCGCCTCGGCGGCGAAGACGGGTTCGACGTCGAACGCATGGTGAACCTGAGCCGCATCGGTATCGCGAGCCTCGCTGTGGGCGTCGCGCGAGGTGCCTACGAGTTCGCACGCGAGTACGCCAAGGAGCGCACCGCGTTCGGCGTGCCCATCGCACAGAAGCAAGCCATTGCGTTCATCCTCGCCGAGATGGCGATCGAGGTCGATGCGTCCCGCCTCCTCACATGGGAAGCCGCCGCCAAACTCGATAAGGGTGAGGACGCGACGCGCGAGGCCTACTTGGCCAAGCGCTACGCAGGCAATGCGGCACTCAAGATTGCGGACAACGCCGTGCAGGTTCTCGGCGGCCACGGCTACGTGCGGGACTTCCCCGTCGAGCTCTGGTTCCGCAACGCCCGAGCATTCGCTTCCTTCGACGGCATGACGATCGTTTGACCGGCAGGCAAGGAGAACAACAATGATCGATTTCGACCTTTCCCCGAAAGTCCAGGAACAGAAGGAACTGATCCGCGCCGTCGCCGAAGGAGCGATGCGGCCGATAGCCCGCGAGTACGACGAGCGCGAGCACGAGAAGCCCTGGGACTTCTTCAAGATGATGTGGGAGGTGTCCGGCGGCCGCACGATGACCGGCGAGGACTCCAACGAGGACCCCACCGCCCAAGCGAAGAAAGGCCCGCGTGAGAACACCCTCACTGCGGCCATCACCATCGAGGAGCTCTCGTGGGGTGACGCCGGGCTCTACCTCACGATCCCGAACCCGGGACTCGGCGGCGCAGCGGTCCAGGCGGCGGGAACGCCGGAGCAGAAGAAGCGCTTCCTCGCACCGTTCCAGGGCGGCGAGCCGAAGTGGGCCGCGATGGCCATCACCGAGCCGCACTGCGGTTCGGACTCCGCCGCCCTGCAGACGACGGCCGTCCGCGATGGCGACGACTGGGTCCTAAACGGCACCAAGATCTTCTGTACCTCCGGGCAGATGGCCACCGAGAAGTCCGATGGCTTCGTCGTGGTCTGGGCCACGATCGACAAGACGGCAGGCCGCGGCGGCATCAAGTCGTTCGTCGTCCCGGCGCACACTCCGGGCATGAAGGTCATCAAAGTCGAGAACAAGCTCGGCATCCGAGCGTCCGACACGGCAATGATCGTGTTCGAGGACTGCCACATCCCGGCCGACAACATTCTCGGCTCGGCCGAGGTCGCGAAATCGACCGAAGGCTTCAAGGGTGCGATGGCGACGTTCGACGCGACGCGTCCTCTGGTCGCGGCGAGCGCACTCGGGATCGGCCAGGCCGCACTCGATCTAGCGCGCGAGGAACTCGAGAAGCGCGGCCGCCAGATCCGCTATGGCGTCTCGGACGCGAACCTCACCACGATCGAAAGTGATTTCATCCAGGCCGAGAGTGATCTCCAAGCCGCACGCCTCCTCACGTGGCGCGCCGCCTGGATGATGGACCGCGGGCAACGCAACAGCCTCGAGGCTTCGATGGCGAAGGCCAAAGCTGGGCTCGCCGTCACCATCGCCACCCAGAAGACGGTCGAGCTGATGGGACCTCTGGGCTATTCGCGCAAGATGCTCCTCGAGAAGTGGATG contains:
- a CDS encoding acyl-CoA dehydrogenase family protein yields the protein MFDLELTEEQQLVRDTVSSFAENEIRPIARDSDESGSIPQSVVDQGFDLGLIHSALPEAQGGYGEIRSSVTGSIVAEELAWGDASIAMHLLTPRLVAYPVLDGGTDAQREKILPRFTEKFHAATAAMVEPRFDFDTNRFDTTAKRENGSYILDGHKCFVPLADESDLILVLAQEGDERAGFLVERAAQGLTVLEREQNMGFKPLSTNEVKLDGVKVSADARLGGEDGFDVERMVNLSRIGIASLAVGVARGAYEFAREYAKERTAFGVPIAQKQAIAFILAEMAIEVDASRLLTWEAAAKLDKGEDATREAYLAKRYAGNAALKIADNAVQVLGGHGYVRDFPVELWFRNARAFASFDGMTIV
- a CDS encoding acyl-CoA dehydrogenase family protein, with protein sequence MIDFDLSPKVQEQKELIRAVAEGAMRPIAREYDEREHEKPWDFFKMMWEVSGGRTMTGEDSNEDPTAQAKKGPRENTLTAAITIEELSWGDAGLYLTIPNPGLGGAAVQAAGTPEQKKRFLAPFQGGEPKWAAMAITEPHCGSDSAALQTTAVRDGDDWVLNGTKIFCTSGQMATEKSDGFVVVWATIDKTAGRGGIKSFVVPAHTPGMKVIKVENKLGIRASDTAMIVFEDCHIPADNILGSAEVAKSTEGFKGAMATFDATRPLVAASALGIGQAALDLAREELEKRGRQIRYGVSDANLTTIESDFIQAESDLQAARLLTWRAAWMMDRGQRNSLEASMAKAKAGLAVTIATQKTVELMGPLGYSRKMLLEKWMRDAKINDIFEGTQQINLLIVARRILGYSSKELS